In Peromyscus eremicus chromosome 2, PerEre_H2_v1, whole genome shotgun sequence, a single genomic region encodes these proteins:
- the Ca3 gene encoding carbonic anhydrase 3: MAKEWGYASHNGPEHWHELYPIAKGDNQSPIELHTKDIKHDPSLQPWSASYDPGSAKTILNNGKTCRVVFDDTYDRSMLRGGPLSGPYRLRQFHLHWGSSDDHGSEHTVDGVKYAAELHLVHWNPKYNTFGEALKQPDGIAVVGIFLKIGREKGEFQILLDALDKVKTKGKEAPFTHFDPSCLFPACRDYWTYHGSFTTPPCEECIVWLLLKEPMTVSSDQMAKLRSLFASAENEPPVPLVGNWRPPQPVKGRVVRASFK, encoded by the exons ATGGCTAAGGAGTGGGGCTACGCCAGCCACAACG GTCCTGAGCATTGGCATGAACTTTATCCAATTGCCAAAGGGGACAACCAGTCACCCATTGAGCTGCATACTAAAGACATCAAGCATGAcccctctctgcagccctggtCAGCATCTTATGATCCAGGCTCTGCTAAGACCATCCTGAACAATGGGAAGACCTGCAGAGTTGTGTTTGATGATACTTATGACAGGTCCA TGCTGAGGGGTGGTCCTCTCTCTGGACCCTACCGACTTCGCCAATTCCATCTTCACTGGGGCTCCTCGGATGACCATGGCTCTGAGCACACAGTGGATGGAGTGAAGTATGCTGCTGAG CTTCACCTGGTTCACTGGAATCCAAAGTACAACACCTTTGGAGAAGCTCTAAAGCAACCCGATGGAATTGCTGTGGTTGGCATTTTTCTGAAG ATAGGACGGGAGAAAGGGGAGTTCCAGATTCTCCTTGATGCCCTGGACAAAGTCAAGACTAAG GGCAAGGAGGCTCCTTTCACGCACTTCGACCCGTCGTGCCTGTTCCCTGCTTGCCGGGACTACTGGACCTACCATGGCTCCTTCACCACCCCACCCTGCGAGGAGTGCATCGTGTGGCTGCTGTTGAAGGAGCCTATGACCGTGAGCTCAGACCAG ATGGCCAAGCTGCGCAGCCTCTTCGCCAGCGCGGAGAATGAGCCCCCAGTGCCTCTGGTGGGGAACTGGCGCCCTCCGCAGCCGGTCAAGGGCAGGGTGGTGAGGGCCTCCTTCAAGTGA